Proteins encoded together in one Nostoc sp. PCC 7524 window:
- a CDS encoding thermonuclease family protein, with the protein MTKLHKNLLIVLGAAFIILGLMGCNRLFGVSGDLVERVSDGDTLLIRDAKGNKFTVRFACMDAPEIPHSRQEKASKRAGDRNQFNWGVKAQTRLEQLVRQNGDRVTLKITDSDRYGRKVAEVRLQDGTFVQQVLLQEGLAKVYRPYLNKCPSKELVQQAEAQAQQQKVGIWGDAKFINPWEYRSFNKRK; encoded by the coding sequence ATGACTAAACTACACAAAAATTTACTAATTGTATTAGGTGCAGCATTTATCATTTTAGGCTTGATGGGTTGTAATCGCCTGTTTGGTGTATCAGGAGACTTGGTTGAGCGAGTTAGTGACGGTGATACTTTATTAATTAGAGATGCCAAGGGTAATAAATTTACTGTGCGCTTTGCTTGTATGGATGCGCCAGAAATACCCCATTCTCGTCAAGAAAAGGCTAGTAAAAGAGCTGGCGATCGCAATCAATTTAATTGGGGTGTGAAAGCACAAACAAGATTAGAGCAATTGGTTAGACAAAATGGCGATCGCGTTACCTTGAAGATTACGGATAGCGATCGTTATGGACGCAAAGTTGCAGAGGTACGATTACAAGATGGTACTTTTGTCCAACAAGTTTTGTTACAGGAAGGATTAGCTAAGGTTTATCGTCCCTATTTAAACAAGTGTCCTAGTAAAGAATTAGTGCAGCAAGCAGAAGCTCAAGCGCAGCAGCAGAAAGTTGGGATTTGGGGTGATGCTAAATTTATTAACCCGTGGGAATATCGCAGTTTTAATAAGAGAAAATAG
- a CDS encoding ArsR/SmtB family transcription factor, which yields MPKNKPSQADSDIFAAVADYFKMLSEASRLQILACLKSGPMNVMELTEATGLGQANLSKHLKVLTQAGIVIRQPKGTSAFYEIADPMIFELCELVCDRISERILQQAENLKALQNTKTIF from the coding sequence ATGCCGAAAAATAAGCCATCTCAGGCTGATTCAGATATATTTGCGGCAGTTGCTGACTATTTTAAAATGCTATCGGAGGCGAGTCGGCTGCAAATTTTAGCGTGTCTTAAATCAGGGCCGATGAATGTGATGGAACTAACAGAAGCTACTGGTTTGGGACAAGCAAATCTGTCCAAGCACCTGAAAGTTTTAACCCAAGCCGGGATTGTCATTCGTCAACCCAAAGGTACGAGTGCTTTTTATGAGATTGCCGATCCGATGATTTTTGAGCTTTGTGAATTAGTGTGCGATCGCATTAGCGAACGAATCCTACAACAAGCCGAAAATCTCAAAGCTTTACAGAACACAAAAACGATTTTTTAA